From a single Intestinibaculum porci genomic region:
- the fusA gene encoding elongation factor G translates to MAREFPLEKTRNIGIMAHIDAGKTTTTERVLYYTGKIHKIGETHDGASQMDWMEQEQERGITITSAATTAHWKGYRINIIDTPGHVDFTVEVERSLRVLDGAVTVLDSKAGVEPQTETVWRQATTYGVPRIVFSNKMDATGADFIMSLESIGKRLGANAVAIQLPIGAESTFEGVIDLVTMKALYFEGAEGIEVIEKEIPDEYKDQAQEYHEKMLEAAASFDDDLLMQVLEGEEPDIAQVKAAIRKGTLAVELFPVLCGSAYKDKGVQPMLDAVIDYLPAPTDVPSIKGTDAEGNEVDRHPSDDEPFAALAFKVMTDPYVGKLTFFRVYSGTAESGTYVLNSTKDKRERLGRILQMHANHRKEIDKVYAGDIAAAVGFKNTTTGDTLCDENNFVILEKMEFPEPVIELAIEPKTKADNDKLGIALAKLAEEDPTFRTSTNPETGDTIIAGMGELHLDVIVDRLKREFNVVANVGAPQVAYRETITKAADVEGKFIRQSGGRGQYGHVWIKFEPNPGKGFEFVDAVVGGAVPREYIGSVKQGLEEALNNGIIAGYPVLDIKATLFDGSYHDVDSSEQAYKIAASMALKNSAKKCDPVILEPIMKVEVTAPAEYLGSVMGDISSRRGMIDGQEERGNAVMVEASVPLSEMFGYATDLRSFTQGRGNYTMQFNRYEQVPKSIREKIIKEKGGKED, encoded by the coding sequence ATGGCTCGTGAATTTCCACTAGAAAAAACACGTAATATCGGGATCATGGCTCATATCGATGCTGGTAAAACCACAACGACTGAACGTGTCCTCTATTACACTGGTAAAATCCATAAGATTGGTGAAACACACGATGGTGCTTCACAGATGGACTGGATGGAACAGGAACAGGAACGTGGTATCACTATCACTTCCGCTGCCACTACTGCGCATTGGAAAGGTTACAGAATTAACATTATCGATACACCGGGTCACGTTGACTTCACAGTCGAAGTTGAAAGATCTTTACGTGTATTAGATGGTGCTGTTACTGTCCTTGACTCTAAGGCAGGGGTTGAACCTCAGACTGAAACAGTTTGGAGACAGGCTACAACTTATGGTGTACCTCGTATCGTATTCTCTAACAAAATGGATGCGACAGGTGCAGACTTCATTATGTCTTTAGAATCAATCGGTAAACGTTTAGGCGCTAATGCCGTAGCAATTCAGTTACCAATCGGTGCTGAATCAACATTCGAAGGCGTTATTGACTTAGTGACTATGAAAGCATTATATTTCGAAGGTGCTGAAGGGATCGAAGTCATTGAAAAAGAAATTCCTGATGAATACAAAGATCAGGCACAGGAATACCATGAAAAGATGTTAGAAGCTGCTGCATCATTTGATGATGATTTATTAATGCAGGTTCTTGAAGGTGAAGAACCAGACATCGCACAGGTAAAGGCTGCCATCCGTAAAGGGACATTAGCAGTTGAATTATTCCCTGTATTATGTGGTTCCGCTTATAAAGATAAAGGTGTTCAGCCAATGTTAGATGCTGTTATCGATTACTTACCAGCACCTACTGATGTCCCTTCAATCAAGGGTACAGATGCTGAAGGCAACGAAGTAGATCGTCATCCATCAGATGATGAACCATTCGCAGCTTTAGCATTCAAAGTTATGACTGACCCATATGTAGGGAAATTAACATTCTTCCGTGTTTATTCAGGTACTGCTGAATCAGGAACTTATGTATTAAACTCTACAAAAGATAAGAGAGAACGTTTAGGACGTATCTTACAGATGCACGCTAACCACCGTAAAGAAATCGATAAGGTTTATGCTGGTGATATCGCTGCCGCTGTAGGTTTCAAAAATACAACGACTGGTGATACTCTTTGTGATGAAAACAACTTCGTTATCTTAGAGAAGATGGAATTCCCAGAACCAGTAATCGAATTAGCTATTGAACCAAAAACAAAAGCTGATAACGATAAATTAGGTATCGCTTTAGCTAAGTTAGCTGAAGAAGATCCAACTTTCAGAACATCAACAAACCCTGAAACTGGTGATACAATCATCGCTGGTATGGGTGAATTACACTTAGACGTCATCGTTGACCGTTTAAAACGTGAATTCAACGTAGTCGCTAACGTTGGTGCTCCTCAGGTTGCTTACCGTGAAACAATCACAAAAGCAGCTGATGTTGAAGGTAAGTTCATCAGACAGTCTGGTGGTCGTGGTCAGTATGGTCACGTTTGGATCAAATTTGAACCAAACCCAGGCAAAGGCTTTGAATTCGTTGACGCAGTAGTCGGCGGGGCTGTCCCAAGAGAATACATTGGTTCAGTTAAACAGGGTCTTGAAGAAGCATTAAATAATGGTATCATCGCTGGTTATCCAGTCTTAGATATTAAAGCGACATTATTCGATGGTTCTTACCATGATGTCGATTCATCTGAACAGGCATACAAGATCGCTGCTTCTATGGCATTAAAGAACTCTGCTAAGAAGTGTGATCCAGTTATCTTAGAACCAATCATGAAGGTTGAAGTGACTGCTCCAGCTGAATACTTAGGTTCAGTTATGGGTGATATCTCATCTCGTCGTGGTATGATCGATGGTCAGGAAGAAAGAGGTAACGCTGTTATGGTTGAAGCTTCTGTACCACTTTCTGAAATGTTCGGTTATGCAACTGACTTACGTTCATTCACTCAGGGCCGTGGTAACTACACTATGCAGTTCAACCGTTATGAACAGGTACCTAAGTCAATTCGTGAAAAGATCATTAAAGAAAAAGGCGGAAAAGAAGACTAA
- the rpsL gene encoding 30S ribosomal protein S12 yields the protein MPTINQLVRKGRSEKVKKYKSPALQRGYNSLAKKATKVASPQKRGVCTRVATMTPKKPNSALRKYARVRLSNGLEVTAYIPGIGHNLQEHSVVLIRGGRVKDLPGVRYHIIRGTMDCAGVKDRAQGRSRYGTKKPKK from the coding sequence ATGCCTACAATTAATCAGTTAGTTAGAAAAGGACGTAGTGAAAAAGTTAAGAAATATAAATCTCCAGCATTACAGAGAGGTTATAACTCATTAGCTAAGAAAGCTACTAAGGTTGCTTCACCTCAGAAGCGTGGAGTTTGTACACGTGTGGCTACTATGACACCTAAAAAACCAAACTCAGCTTTACGTAAATATGCCAGAGTTAGATTATCTAACGGTTTAGAAGTAACAGCTTATATCCCAGGAATTGGTCACAACTTACAGGAACACTCAGTTGTATTAATTCGTGGTGGACGTGTAAAGGACTTACCAGGGGTTCGTTACCATATTATCCGTGGTACTATGGACTGCGCTGGTGTTAAAGATCGTGCACAGGGCCGTTCTCGTTACGGAACTAAAAAACCAAAGAAATAA
- the tuf gene encoding elongation factor Tu, which yields MAKEHFNRGKVHVNVGTIGHVDHGKTTLTAAITKYLSEKGMAKFEDYSQIDAAPEEKERGITINTAHVEYETEHRHYAHVDCPGHADYIKNMITGAAQMDGSILVVAATDGPMPQTREHILLSRQVGVPYIIVFLNKCDMVDDEELIDLVEMEVRELLNEYDFPGDDTPIIRGSALKALEGDPKWTPAIQELLDTMDSYIPDPVRDTDKPFLMPVEDVFTITGRGTVATGRVERGQLNLNDPIEIVGIKETQQSVATGIEMFRKLLDYAIAGDNVGVLLRGINRDQIERGQVIAKPGSVHPHKKFKSHVYILTKDEGGRHTPFFANYRPQFYFRTTDITGVIELPEGVEMVMPGDNVELDVELIHPIAIENGTRFSIREGGRTVGAGNVTEIVE from the coding sequence ATGGCAAAAGAACATTTTAACCGTGGTAAAGTCCATGTAAACGTTGGTACTATCGGTCACGTTGACCATGGTAAAACTACATTAACTGCTGCAATCACTAAATACCTTTCTGAAAAAGGTATGGCTAAATTCGAAGATTACAGCCAGATCGATGCCGCTCCAGAAGAAAAGGAACGTGGTATCACAATCAACACTGCACACGTTGAATACGAAACTGAACATCGTCACTATGCACACGTTGACTGTCCGGGCCATGCTGACTACATCAAGAACATGATCACTGGTGCAGCTCAGATGGATGGTTCTATCTTAGTTGTTGCTGCAACTGATGGACCTATGCCACAGACAAGAGAACATATCTTATTATCTCGTCAGGTTGGTGTACCTTACATCATCGTATTCTTAAACAAATGCGATATGGTTGATGACGAAGAATTAATCGACTTAGTAGAAATGGAAGTTCGTGAATTATTAAATGAATACGACTTCCCAGGTGATGATACTCCAATCATCCGTGGTTCAGCTTTAAAAGCACTTGAAGGCGATCCAAAATGGACTCCTGCAATCCAGGAATTATTAGACACAATGGATTCTTATATCCCTGATCCAGTCAGAGATACTGATAAACCATTCTTAATGCCAGTTGAAGACGTATTCACAATCACTGGTCGTGGTACTGTTGCTACTGGTAGAGTAGAACGTGGTCAGTTAAACTTAAATGATCCAATCGAAATCGTTGGTATCAAAGAAACTCAGCAGTCAGTAGCTACTGGTATCGAAATGTTCCGTAAGTTATTAGACTACGCAATCGCTGGTGACAACGTTGGTGTCTTATTAAGAGGTATCAACCGTGATCAGATCGAAAGAGGTCAGGTTATCGCTAAACCTGGTTCAGTTCACCCACATAAGAAATTCAAATCTCATGTCTACATCTTAACTAAAGATGAAGGTGGACGTCATACTCCTTTCTTCGCTAACTATCGTCCTCAGTTCTATTTCAGAACTACTGACATCACTGGTGTTATTGAATTACCAGAAGGCGTAGAAATGGTTATGCCTGGCGACAACGTTGAATTAGACGTAGAATTAATTCACCCAATCGCTATCGAAAACGGTACTCGTTTCTCTATCCGTGAAGGTGGTAGAACTGTTGGTGCTGGTAACGTTACTGAAATCGTTGAATAA
- a CDS encoding EAL domain-containing protein, which produces MRKTIAWYRSHDPMTQVKLKSVLDQDISEFQNASLSVLVITLKELGSMYDLSGSDFGDQVIKELVRLASCFFNEDYIYKDGYNSFIILDHSDQFSDRLTRFKDNVSHYEINHYRVYTTLQFGFVQAYLTAPAMIYELIAKARRNQDHAQPHKEKTAISPAFEESDLDSQTGLLTMDAFTRYATAQVEKTDLVAYHMIICFFDISRFKRFNKRYGYEAGNTMMRMMVKMLKQYFPECLIAHLSADRFVVLCPEQGIEDLLHQINVTFDEYYFDKDVTIHTGIYRIREITRITTAIDRARLAASTIQEGSRERVRYFDEETRKQLLFESYVVEHLEEAIQKGDIKVYYQPIYRVRTHKIAGLEAAPRWHRVHDQILEPKDFAPILEKHHMIHILDTYMIKQVCKDYAEFRNFDGVMEPFSLNISVNDFEFCDMIDLLNKETALYEIPRNNVRIELTANKVLFKDQYVIEELERLKYLGYELWLEDYGDFISNYKLFSDELFNAFKLDAQDLDHFDHDDQVIMQAQILTAKRLGIRTIMKGVTTKQISDLVAQLGIDYMQGSYFKEYAVYSRMHPRYNNLDFELPAEYHYQEAISRQPLYEAPDQACCIVEVEHHFKKFLAMNGAFQSLWHNLQVSSISALEDLFNHKPQVFKKNMRMIVNEAKRHQQPQLFSVIVNTFLVEGELSAIASMKTKEAYMIRIRQVKVAATDDRPEKLLEYLASRYEQAYLYQPSRDQATPILHNSSLHDNVLQASALMNFFVDHQLYPEEEEHYRQFMSSKSLLSRIYSSPSQCVEDNFRILDEDGHYPLKRITISLCEDGKDPLLLYTISSPRTQTSYAKSLTNKGGFSYSNLFDNILHQLKIGIFWKDRDRRFVGTNRTFLKYFGFASEKELLGKRDEDLGYHLDPMQFKEDEEHVINEGATIINREGICVVDGNLRKIRNFKLPIYEQGEIIGLFGCFEDVTDRSIIVKNFLNYQDQVTKCANKTGLEIALDQYIKEYTLNHIDFSYICLSIDNLKVMIHDEGMDQVNILLKKIADVLKKLVRNQGLVAYIYGDLFVVISQETNQQAIADTICLMGERIQEIVVSGSRLTPYLTSAYALYSEAENQSAIDDLVLKRLLENKQEMKKKREENMVKQSLSTYLEIVKSYEAVFTHIIIMDEDLQILHQVHTFPHVHDYLMSEDVGYDLQTQKHHNTYSGIEMIDGESYYCVTKWQELGHRGYIIELSKKVEM; this is translated from the coding sequence ATGAGAAAGACGATTGCCTGGTATCGCAGCCATGATCCGATGACGCAAGTGAAATTAAAGAGTGTCTTAGATCAGGATATCAGTGAGTTTCAAAATGCATCACTATCAGTTTTAGTGATCACGCTCAAAGAGTTAGGCAGCATGTATGATCTCAGTGGCAGTGATTTTGGGGATCAGGTTATTAAAGAGCTGGTGCGTTTAGCATCTTGTTTCTTTAATGAGGATTATATCTATAAGGATGGTTATAATAGTTTTATTATTCTCGATCATAGTGATCAGTTTAGTGATCGTTTGACGCGCTTTAAAGATAATGTCAGTCATTATGAAATCAATCATTATCGTGTTTATACAACCCTCCAGTTCGGTTTTGTGCAGGCATATCTGACTGCTCCGGCGATGATCTATGAGCTGATTGCAAAAGCCCGTCGCAATCAGGATCACGCGCAGCCGCATAAAGAGAAAACTGCCATCAGTCCTGCTTTTGAAGAAAGTGACTTAGATAGTCAGACGGGCCTTTTAACCATGGACGCTTTTACCCGCTATGCGACAGCGCAGGTCGAAAAGACGGATTTGGTGGCTTATCATATGATTATCTGTTTCTTTGATATTTCGCGCTTTAAACGGTTTAATAAGCGTTATGGTTATGAAGCCGGAAATACGATGATGCGGATGATGGTCAAGATGTTAAAACAGTATTTTCCCGAATGTTTGATTGCCCATTTATCAGCTGATCGCTTTGTTGTGTTATGTCCAGAGCAGGGCATTGAGGATCTGCTTCATCAGATCAATGTCACTTTTGATGAATACTATTTTGATAAGGATGTTACGATTCATACGGGCATTTATCGCATCCGCGAGATTACCCGCATTACCACCGCGATTGACCGGGCCCGTTTAGCAGCTTCGACGATCCAGGAGGGCAGTCGTGAGCGGGTGCGCTATTTTGATGAAGAAACACGTAAGCAGCTGTTATTTGAATCCTATGTTGTCGAGCACTTAGAAGAAGCCATACAGAAAGGTGATATTAAAGTGTATTATCAGCCTATCTATCGGGTTAGAACGCATAAGATTGCCGGTTTAGAAGCGGCTCCGCGCTGGCATCGTGTGCATGATCAAATTCTTGAGCCGAAGGATTTTGCCCCTATTCTTGAAAAGCATCATATGATTCATATTTTAGATACCTATATGATTAAACAGGTATGCAAAGATTATGCGGAATTTCGTAACTTTGATGGGGTGATGGAGCCTTTTTCACTCAATATCTCAGTTAATGATTTTGAGTTTTGTGATATGATTGATCTTTTAAATAAGGAAACAGCGCTCTACGAAATTCCCCGCAATAATGTGCGTATTGAACTGACTGCTAATAAAGTACTTTTCAAAGATCAGTATGTGATTGAAGAGTTAGAGCGTCTAAAGTATTTAGGCTATGAATTATGGCTAGAAGATTATGGCGATTTCATCTCTAATTATAAGTTATTCTCTGATGAACTTTTTAATGCCTTTAAGCTCGATGCGCAGGATTTAGATCATTTTGATCATGATGATCAAGTCATTATGCAGGCACAGATTTTAACAGCGAAACGTTTAGGCATTCGCACGATTATGAAAGGTGTTACTACTAAGCAAATTAGTGATTTGGTTGCCCAGTTAGGCATTGATTATATGCAGGGATCTTATTTCAAAGAATATGCTGTGTATTCAAGAATGCATCCCCGCTACAATAATTTGGATTTTGAATTGCCCGCTGAATATCATTATCAGGAAGCCATCAGCCGCCAGCCTTTATATGAAGCACCTGATCAGGCTTGCTGCATCGTTGAAGTAGAACATCATTTTAAAAAATTTCTGGCGATGAATGGGGCTTTCCAATCCTTATGGCATAATCTGCAGGTGAGCAGCATCAGCGCCTTAGAAGATCTTTTCAATCATAAACCGCAAGTCTTTAAAAAGAATATGCGGATGATTGTCAATGAAGCGAAACGCCATCAGCAGCCGCAGCTTTTTAGTGTGATTGTCAATACGTTTTTAGTGGAAGGGGAGCTTTCGGCGATTGCCTCAATGAAAACCAAAGAAGCGTATATGATTCGCATCAGACAGGTGAAGGTCGCCGCAACGGATGATCGGCCAGAAAAACTGCTGGAGTATTTAGCGAGCCGTTATGAGCAGGCGTATTTATATCAGCCGAGTCGTGATCAGGCAACGCCGATCTTACATAACAGCTCTCTCCATGATAATGTTTTACAGGCGAGTGCCCTGATGAATTTCTTTGTTGATCATCAGCTCTATCCGGAGGAAGAGGAACACTATCGTCAGTTTATGTCTTCTAAGTCTCTGTTAAGTCGGATTTATAGTTCACCAAGTCAGTGCGTCGAAGATAACTTTCGTATTCTTGATGAAGATGGTCATTATCCATTAAAACGGATTACCATTTCGCTTTGTGAAGATGGCAAGGATCCCTTGCTGCTATATACTATTTCGTCTCCGCGCACGCAAACGTCCTATGCGAAAAGTCTGACAAATAAAGGCGGCTTTTCTTACAGTAATCTCTTTGATAATATTCTCCATCAGTTAAAAATTGGCATCTTCTGGAAAGATCGTGACCGCCGCTTCGTCGGAACAAATCGCACTTTCCTCAAGTATTTCGGTTTTGCCTCAGAAAAAGAGTTACTGGGCAAACGGGATGAGGATTTAGGTTATCACTTAGATCCGATGCAGTTTAAAGAAGATGAAGAGCATGTCATTAACGAAGGGGCAACGATTATTAATCGCGAAGGCATCTGTGTAGTCGATGGCAACTTACGTAAGATTCGTAACTTTAAACTGCCCATTTATGAGCAGGGAGAGATTATTGGTTTATTTGGCTGCTTTGAGGATGTGACGGATCGCAGTATTATCGTGAAGAACTTTCTAAATTATCAGGATCAAGTCACGAAGTGTGCCAATAAGACAGGCTTAGAGATTGCTTTAGATCAGTATATTAAGGAATATACACTCAATCATATTGATTTTAGTTATATCTGTTTGTCCATTGATAATTTAAAGGTGATGATTCATGATGAAGGCATGGATCAGGTGAATATCTTATTAAAGAAGATTGCGGATGTTTTAAAGAAATTAGTACGTAATCAAGGCTTAGTGGCTTATATTTATGGCGATCTGTTTGTCGTCATCAGTCAGGAGACAAATCAGCAGGCGATTGCTGATACGATTTGTTTAATGGGTGAACGGATTCAGGAAATTGTCGTCAGCGGATCACGGTTAACGCCCTATTTGACGAGTGCTTATGCTTTATATAGTGAAGCGGAGAACCAAAGCGCTATTGATGATCTGGTTTTAAAACGGTTATTAGAAAATAAGCAGGAAATGAAAAAGAAGCGGGAAGAGAATATGGTGAAACAGTCTCTTTCTACTTATTTGGAGATTGTGAAAAGCTATGAAGCCGTCTTTACGCATATTATCATTATGGATGAAGATTTGCAGATCTTACATCAGGTACATACCTTCCCTCATGTTCATGACTATCTGATGAGTGAAGATGTTGGTTATGATCTGCAGACACAAAAGCATCATAATACGTATTCGGGTATTGAAATGATCGATGGGGAATCGTATTACTGTGTTACGAAGTGGCAGGAACTTGGTCATCGCGGTTATATTATTGAATTATCTAAGAAAGTAGAGATGTGA
- the rpsG gene encoding 30S ribosomal protein S7: MSRKGRIAKRDVLPDPVYNSKTITKLINNIMLDGKKGVAQNILYNAFKEVEAKTGKPAMEVFDAAINNIMPVLELKVRRVGGANYQVPVEVSPERRLTLGLRWLTQYSRLRNENTMIDRLANEIIDASNGTGAAVKKKDDTHKMAEANKAFAHFRW, translated from the coding sequence ATGTCTAGAAAAGGACGTATTGCTAAGAGAGATGTATTACCTGATCCAGTTTACAATAGCAAAACTATTACTAAATTAATCAATAACATCATGCTCGATGGTAAAAAAGGTGTCGCTCAGAACATCTTATATAACGCATTTAAAGAAGTAGAAGCTAAGACTGGCAAACCAGCTATGGAAGTTTTTGATGCTGCAATCAATAACATCATGCCTGTTCTTGAATTAAAAGTAAGACGAGTTGGTGGTGCTAACTACCAGGTCCCAGTTGAAGTTTCACCAGAAAGAAGATTAACATTAGGTTTAAGATGGTTAACTCAGTATTCTCGTTTAAGAAATGAAAATACGATGATTGATCGTTTAGCTAATGAAATCATTGATGCTTCTAACGGTACCGGCGCTGCTGTTAAGAAGAAAGATGATACTCATAAAATGGCTGAAGCCAACAAAGCTTTCGCACATTTCCGTTGGTAA